Part of the Campylobacter concisus genome, CTTTTTTAGCGCTCAGAATTTTTTTTATAAACACTTTTAGATAGACTATGAAAAAATTTTAAAATTTAAATAAGATAGAGCAAAACTCTTGAATCTAATAGAAGTATCACGCAAATTTATTAGACACTCTTAAAGTCAAAAATGAAATATTTATTCATGCAAATACTATATTTTTTCATATTTTTTAGTCTTAGACTCACGTTGATGTCTTACTAAAGTATAGGTGGTAGCACAAATATCGTCCTATCAAGACTAAAAATTTCTTACATCCTCAGGCCAGCCATCCTAGTGATAAAGCTCGCAAAATTTAGATATATTGCCGCAAAGAATTCAGTAAAAACTGCGATTAGCCAAGCTACGTATCTTCCCATTTGCCGCTTATCTGGCACGCAGTAAAAGACATTGCCGGCTTTGCCACCAAAGGTTACGCCATTTAGCGCAAAATTTTACACAAAACATCGTTTGCCACGAACAAATAGCTAGGCATCTGCCTTGCTTCGCTAAAGCTTTTACTAAGGTAAAGCTGTAAATTCCCCGCTTCATCTGCTCACATCCTGAGCCAAGCATACACAGACAACCTTCATCCATTACGATGCCACCACACTCATAAACAAACGCTCCCATCGGCGATCGAGTGGCTACTTGAAACCAAAAAAACTCGCTCTTTGTGCCCTGCCCTCATCACGAGGCAAAAT contains:
- a CDS encoding DUF2625 domain-containing protein — its product is MGAFVYECGGIVMDEGCLCMLGSGCEQMKRGIYSFTLVKALAKQGRCLAICSWQTMFCVKFCAKWRNLWWQSRQCLLLRAR